The following proteins are encoded in a genomic region of Variovorax paradoxus:
- the ylqF gene encoding ribosome biogenesis GTPase YlqF: MAIQWFPGHMYTTQKAITERVKDIDVVIELLDARLPGSSANPMLAELTAGRPSLKVLNKQDLADPARTALWLAHYNALPATRAIALDASLTTPAQAIVRACHELSPNRGGMAKPMRVLICGIPNVGKSTLINTLTGSRKAKTGDEAGITKLEQRITLADDFYLWDTPGMLWPRIVVPKSGYNLAASGAVGRNAFDEEEVALELLNYLKAHYAAGIATRFKLVEHDAASIAAMKDEEVLDAIGRKRGALLGKGRVNLQKAAEIVMHEFRAGNLGRVTLETPEEFAQWLAEGQRIDAERAAKKAARGKKRKPGAEPPEGQAPEPH, translated from the coding sequence ATGGCGATCCAGTGGTTCCCCGGGCACATGTACACGACCCAGAAGGCCATCACCGAGCGGGTGAAGGACATCGACGTGGTCATCGAGCTGCTCGACGCGCGGCTGCCCGGCTCCAGCGCCAACCCGATGCTGGCCGAGCTCACGGCCGGGCGGCCCTCGCTGAAGGTGCTCAACAAGCAGGACCTGGCCGACCCGGCGCGCACCGCGCTCTGGCTCGCGCACTACAACGCGCTGCCGGCCACGCGCGCCATTGCGCTCGACGCGAGCCTGACCACGCCCGCACAGGCCATCGTGCGCGCGTGCCATGAGCTCTCGCCCAACCGCGGCGGCATGGCCAAGCCGATGCGCGTGCTGATCTGCGGCATTCCCAACGTCGGCAAGTCGACCCTCATCAACACGCTGACCGGCAGCCGCAAGGCCAAGACCGGCGACGAAGCCGGCATCACCAAGCTGGAGCAGCGCATCACGCTGGCCGACGACTTCTACCTGTGGGACACGCCCGGCATGCTGTGGCCGCGCATCGTGGTGCCGAAGAGCGGCTACAACCTGGCCGCCAGCGGTGCTGTGGGGCGCAATGCCTTCGACGAGGAAGAAGTGGCACTGGAGCTGCTCAACTACCTGAAGGCGCACTACGCGGCGGGAATCGCCACCCGGTTCAAGCTGGTGGAGCACGACGCGGCGAGCATCGCTGCCATGAAGGACGAAGAAGTGCTCGACGCCATCGGGCGCAAGCGCGGCGCGCTGCTGGGCAAGGGCCGCGTCAACCTGCAGAAGGCCGCCGAGATCGTGATGCACGAGTTTCGTGCCGGCAATCTCGGGCGCGTCACGCTCGAGACGCCCGAAGAGTTCGCGCAATGGCTGGCCGAAGGCCAGCGCATCGATGCGGAGCGTGCGGCCAAGAAGGCGGCGCGCGGCAAGAAGCGCAAGCCCGGCGCCGAGCCGCCCGAAGGCCAGGCGCCCGAGCCGCACTGA
- a CDS encoding nuclear transport factor 2 family protein, translating into MNTTTDNKALVQRIHAALDEGNGQLFIDSLADDAAWTLEGTTPWSRTYAGKAAIREELIKPLFAQFAGPYRSKTERIIAEGDRVVVLFSGDVPTKAGKRRR; encoded by the coding sequence ATGAACACGACGACAGACAACAAGGCGCTGGTGCAGCGCATCCATGCCGCACTGGACGAGGGCAACGGCCAGCTCTTCATCGACAGCCTGGCCGACGACGCCGCCTGGACGCTGGAAGGAACCACGCCATGGTCGCGCACCTACGCGGGCAAGGCGGCCATCCGCGAAGAACTGATCAAGCCGCTGTTCGCGCAGTTCGCGGGCCCTTACCGGAGCAAGACCGAGCGCATCATTGCCGAGGGCGACCGGGTGGTGGTGCTGTTCAGCGGCGATGTGCCCACCAAGGCCGGCAAGCGCCGCCGTTGA
- the gshA gene encoding glutamate--cysteine ligase: protein MSSRLQERLGALSTARLKGMRRGIEKESLRALPDGKLALTPHPIALGSALTHPHITTDFSESQLELITGVHGNVESALEELTRVHQFTYRVLDTLGDERLWVSSMPCGLPTDETIPIGRYGSSNVGRAKSVYRMGLSHRYGRRMQTISGIHYNWSLPDVSSEQYFALIRNFRRHAFLLLYLFGASPALCSSFVAGRPHELQPLGDGSMFMPHGTSLRMGRLGYQSDAQASLAVSYNSLEGYGASLQDALTRPWPAYEAIGIRNLGGDYNQLATSLLQIENEFYGTIRPKRVINPGERPLHALRERGVEYVEVRLMDLDPFEPVGINAQTMRFIDVFLLQCLLSDSPADTPQEIAELAHNQHLTAARGREPGLNLLRGGREMALADWGIELVEQCLPIAAALDAANGGTQHAEAVQAALSALQNPDSLPSARVLAAVEERHGNSFIGFVRAQSEQTRAKLLALPFSDEDQAAFERMTEESIQEQKRIEAADTMPFEIYREQYVSPARLGIGHGRMAVAA, encoded by the coding sequence ATGAGCAGCAGATTGCAGGAGAGGTTGGGTGCGCTCTCGACCGCGCGGTTGAAGGGGATGCGGCGCGGCATCGAGAAGGAAAGCCTGCGTGCGCTGCCGGACGGCAAACTCGCGCTCACGCCACACCCGATCGCGCTCGGGTCGGCGCTGACCCATCCGCACATCACGACCGACTTCAGCGAATCGCAGCTCGAACTCATCACGGGTGTGCATGGCAATGTCGAATCGGCGCTCGAAGAGCTGACCCGCGTCCACCAGTTCACCTACCGCGTGCTCGACACGCTGGGCGACGAGAGGCTGTGGGTCTCGAGCATGCCCTGCGGCCTGCCGACCGACGAAACCATTCCCATCGGCCGCTACGGCTCCTCGAACGTGGGGCGCGCCAAGAGCGTCTACCGCATGGGCCTGAGCCACCGCTACGGGCGGCGCATGCAAACCATTTCGGGCATTCACTACAACTGGTCGCTGCCCGACGTGTCGAGCGAACAGTATTTCGCGCTCATCCGCAACTTCCGTCGCCACGCCTTCCTGCTGCTGTACCTGTTCGGCGCCTCGCCGGCGCTGTGTTCGAGCTTTGTCGCGGGCCGCCCGCACGAGCTGCAGCCGCTCGGCGACGGCAGCATGTTCATGCCGCACGGTACGTCGCTGCGCATGGGCCGGCTCGGCTACCAGAGCGACGCCCAGGCTTCGCTGGCCGTGAGCTACAACAGCCTCGAGGGCTATGGCGCGTCGCTGCAGGACGCGCTCACGCGCCCATGGCCGGCGTACGAGGCCATCGGCATCCGCAATCTCGGCGGCGACTACAACCAGCTGGCCACCAGCCTGCTGCAGATCGAGAACGAGTTCTACGGCACCATCCGCCCCAAGCGCGTGATCAACCCCGGCGAGCGTCCGCTGCACGCGCTGCGCGAGCGCGGCGTCGAATACGTCGAGGTGCGGCTGATGGACCTCGACCCCTTCGAGCCGGTGGGGATCAATGCGCAGACCATGCGCTTCATCGACGTGTTCCTGCTGCAGTGCCTGCTCAGCGACAGCCCGGCCGACACGCCACAGGAAATTGCCGAGCTGGCCCACAACCAGCACCTCACCGCTGCGCGCGGACGCGAGCCGGGACTGAACCTGCTGCGCGGCGGGCGTGAGATGGCGCTGGCCGACTGGGGCATCGAACTGGTCGAGCAATGCCTGCCCATTGCCGCCGCGCTCGATGCCGCGAACGGCGGCACGCAGCACGCCGAAGCGGTGCAAGCCGCGCTGTCCGCCCTGCAGAATCCGGACAGCCTGCCTTCCGCACGCGTGCTGGCCGCCGTCGAAGAACGCCACGGCAACTCGTTCATCGGCTTCGTGCGCGCGCAGTCCGAGCAGACACGCGCCAAGCTCCTCGCGCTGCCGTTCTCGGACGAAGATCAGGCCGCGTTCGAGCGCATGACCGAGGAATCGATCCAGGAGCAGAAGCGCATCGAGGCCGCCGACACCATGCCCTTCGAGATCTACCGCGAGCAATACGTGTCGCCCGCGCGCCTGGGCATCGGCCATGGCCGCATGGCCGTCGCGGCCTGA
- a CDS encoding putative quinol monooxygenase yields the protein MILVIGHALAKAETLQAMLAISTEHVLRSRSEPGCISHEVSADVEQPLRLTFVERWSDMAALKAHFRVEASRAFAKALAAMADGMPQISVYQSDEIDLAAARA from the coding sequence ATGATTCTGGTCATCGGACACGCCCTGGCGAAAGCCGAAACCCTGCAGGCGATGCTGGCCATCAGCACCGAGCATGTGCTGCGTTCGCGCAGCGAACCTGGCTGCATCTCGCACGAGGTCAGCGCCGACGTGGAGCAGCCGCTGCGGCTCACCTTCGTGGAGCGCTGGAGCGACATGGCGGCGCTGAAGGCGCATTTCCGCGTCGAGGCCTCGCGCGCCTTTGCCAAGGCCCTGGCCGCCATGGCGGACGGCATGCCGCAGATATCCGTCTACCAGTCCGACGAGATCGACCTCGCGGCGGCACGCGCCTGA
- a CDS encoding cell envelope protein SmpA, protein MLKRLAAAALMAATVGSATVVHAQRPSPPQGPLITGYLCCNMRTYGNSISDINYDEQGTSIVAVGTPARVTAYDFRWFNLDLAGKPQRIKNDYSRNITLIDFAKRYVVTEDPKQKMASFPPAIRDAILAVKVMPGMTREQVLMAVGYPVAGENPSLDAPTWRYWRDSWSEYQVNFDEKGLVKTVLGDPVALSRVLAPTP, encoded by the coding sequence ATGCTCAAACGCCTTGCCGCTGCCGCCCTGATGGCGGCCACCGTTGGTTCCGCGACCGTCGTCCACGCCCAGCGTCCCTCGCCTCCGCAGGGCCCGCTGATCACCGGCTATCTGTGCTGCAACATGCGAACCTACGGCAATTCGATCAGCGACATCAACTACGACGAGCAGGGCACGAGCATCGTGGCCGTGGGCACACCGGCCCGCGTCACGGCCTACGACTTCCGCTGGTTCAATCTCGACCTGGCCGGCAAGCCGCAGCGCATCAAGAACGACTACAGCCGCAACATCACGCTGATCGACTTCGCCAAGCGCTATGTGGTGACCGAAGACCCGAAGCAGAAGATGGCGAGCTTTCCGCCCGCGATCCGCGACGCCATCCTTGCCGTGAAGGTGATGCCGGGCATGACGCGCGAGCAGGTGCTGATGGCTGTCGGCTACCCGGTGGCCGGCGAGAACCCCAGCCTCGATGCGCCCACGTGGCGCTACTGGCGCGACAGCTGGTCCGAGTACCAGGTGAACTTCGACGAGAAGGGCTTGGTCAAGACCGTGCTCGGCGACCCGGTGGCGCTCAGCCGCGTGCTGGCACCGACACCTTAG
- a CDS encoding acyltransferase family protein, translated as MNALPLQPDRRHDIDALRALAFLLVILYHVAMYYVADWPWHLKSPHAAEWLQWPMRVLNLWRMDLVFLISGVSLGFLSRNQGTWSLLRSRGARLMLPLAFGMAVIVPYQAYAEGVANGLVAPGFGAFLLRYLSMSDPWPKQAFAGAEFGITWNHLWYLPYLFAYTALIALTLPLWRSPGGQWMQRRFNGLRGWKLLWLPALPLLVWTILLARHFPPTHNLVRDFYLHSIFFTVFLYGYWMGVDTGVWRELVRLRRMSLALAAVAIATFIVLRLGAKGPPSGVVTDTLRVLYLWLAVAAILGYGHRYLDRPWPWLRWANESVYPWYVLHQTLIIAGIALLAPLALGPVLEPVLLVALTLFGCWALTDGLIRRFNWLRPLFGLKLRRTGGKAEVTSPAASLPPEQEWRSRSPRA; from the coding sequence ATGAATGCACTCCCGCTGCAACCTGACCGCCGGCATGACATCGACGCGCTGCGCGCGCTGGCCTTCCTGCTGGTCATCCTGTACCACGTGGCGATGTACTACGTGGCCGACTGGCCCTGGCACCTCAAGAGCCCGCATGCGGCCGAATGGCTGCAGTGGCCGATGCGGGTGCTCAACCTCTGGCGCATGGACCTGGTGTTTCTGATCTCGGGGGTGTCGCTGGGCTTCCTGAGCCGCAACCAGGGCACCTGGAGCTTGCTGCGCAGCCGCGGCGCCCGGCTGATGCTGCCGCTTGCGTTCGGCATGGCGGTGATCGTGCCCTACCAGGCCTACGCCGAAGGAGTGGCCAACGGGCTGGTCGCCCCGGGCTTCGGCGCCTTCCTGCTGCGCTATCTGTCGATGAGCGATCCATGGCCGAAGCAGGCGTTTGCCGGCGCGGAGTTCGGCATCACCTGGAACCACCTCTGGTACCTGCCCTATCTGTTCGCCTACACCGCGCTGATTGCGCTCACGCTGCCGCTGTGGAGGTCGCCGGGCGGCCAATGGATGCAGCGCCGCTTCAACGGGCTGCGCGGCTGGAAGCTGCTGTGGCTGCCGGCGCTTCCGCTGCTGGTCTGGACGATACTGCTGGCCCGGCACTTTCCGCCCACGCACAACCTCGTCCGCGACTTCTACCTGCACAGCATCTTCTTCACCGTGTTTCTCTACGGCTACTGGATGGGCGTGGACACCGGCGTGTGGCGCGAGCTGGTGCGCTTGCGCCGGATGTCGCTGGCACTGGCGGCAGTGGCAATCGCCACGTTCATCGTGCTGCGGCTCGGCGCGAAGGGGCCGCCATCGGGCGTGGTGACGGACACGCTGCGCGTGCTGTACCTGTGGCTGGCGGTGGCCGCCATCCTCGGTTACGGCCACCGCTATCTGGACCGGCCCTGGCCGTGGCTGCGCTGGGCCAACGAGTCGGTCTACCCGTGGTACGTGCTGCACCAGACGCTGATCATCGCGGGCATTGCGCTGCTGGCGCCGCTCGCACTGGGGCCGGTGCTGGAGCCGGTGCTGCTGGTCGCGCTGACCCTCTTCGGCTGCTGGGCGCTCACCGACGGGCTGATTCGCCGCTTCAATTGGCTGCGGCCGCTGTTCGGGCTGAAGCTCCGGCGCACCGGAGGCAAAGCGGAAGTCACTTCGCCGGCGGCGTCTCTTCCACCGGAACAAGAATGGCGCTCCCGGTCGCCACGAGCTTGA
- a CDS encoding CBS domain-containing protein: MKPVSELLKRHDSAAWRTTPDTSVFDALATLAHFEVGALMVMDGEKLVGFLSERDYTRKVALQGKNSKEVKVSEIMTPDVMTVTPQTRTRACMALMSQRKFRHLPVVDGNKVVGMISIQDLMDDIISDHEETIAQLTTYIQS, translated from the coding sequence ATGAAACCCGTCTCCGAACTGCTCAAGCGCCACGATTCCGCGGCCTGGCGCACCACGCCGGACACCAGCGTGTTCGATGCGCTGGCCACCCTGGCGCATTTCGAGGTGGGCGCGCTCATGGTGATGGACGGCGAGAAGCTGGTGGGCTTTCTCTCCGAGCGCGACTACACCCGCAAGGTGGCGCTGCAGGGCAAGAATTCCAAGGAAGTGAAGGTCTCCGAGATCATGACGCCCGACGTGATGACCGTCACCCCGCAGACCCGCACGCGCGCCTGCATGGCGCTGATGAGCCAGCGCAAGTTCCGCCACCTGCCGGTGGTCGACGGCAACAAGGTGGTGGGCATGATCTCCATCCAGGACTTGATGGACGACATCATTTCGGACCACGAAGAGACCATCGCGCAGCTTACGACCTATATCCAGAGCTGA
- a CDS encoding LytTR family DNA-binding domain-containing protein: MGDSRKNLYERYEPIRHRVEAGFWIVFMALQAVFNTTVALVDARDRAVPRGAWEIVTWEVSSHLVLLALVPAVVAIQRRLSPLARTQLLRYLAWHLAASVVFSVVHVAAMFALRAMVYASVGERYDFAGWTGRWGYEYLKDVRAYLSMVFGIWVYGVFMLRLQGEARVLDAPEAAAPAEPDTHPPAPPARPERFLVRKLRREFLIAAGDIDWLQAEGNYVGLHVNGHDYLLRATLTDFLAQLDPAQFVRVHRSHAINLGRIQEIEPLDSGDARLHMRDGTTVPCSRRFREALRAGAG, translated from the coding sequence ATGGGAGATTCCCGAAAGAACCTGTACGAGCGCTACGAGCCCATCCGCCATCGTGTGGAGGCGGGCTTCTGGATCGTCTTCATGGCGCTGCAGGCGGTGTTCAACACCACCGTGGCGCTGGTCGATGCGCGCGACCGGGCGGTGCCCCGCGGCGCCTGGGAAATCGTCACCTGGGAGGTGTCGAGCCACCTCGTGCTGCTGGCACTGGTGCCGGCCGTGGTGGCCATCCAGCGCCGGCTCTCGCCGCTGGCCCGCACCCAGTTGTTGCGCTATCTGGCGTGGCACCTGGCCGCCAGCGTCGTCTTCAGCGTGGTGCACGTGGCGGCCATGTTTGCGCTGCGTGCCATGGTCTATGCCTCGGTCGGCGAGCGCTACGACTTCGCCGGCTGGACCGGCCGCTGGGGCTACGAATACCTGAAGGACGTGCGCGCCTACCTGTCGATGGTGTTCGGCATCTGGGTCTACGGCGTCTTCATGCTGCGGCTGCAGGGCGAAGCGCGCGTGCTCGATGCGCCCGAGGCGGCGGCGCCCGCCGAGCCCGACACCCATCCGCCCGCGCCGCCCGCGCGTCCTGAACGCTTTCTGGTGCGCAAGCTGCGGCGCGAATTCCTGATAGCGGCCGGCGACATCGACTGGCTTCAGGCCGAGGGCAACTACGTCGGCCTGCACGTCAACGGCCACGACTACCTGCTGCGCGCCACGCTCACCGATTTTCTGGCCCAGCTCGACCCCGCCCAATTCGTCCGCGTGCACCGCAGCCACGCGATCAACCTGGGGCGCATCCAGGAGATCGAGCCGCTCGACAGCGGCGACGCCCGGCTGCATATGCGCGATGGCACCACGGTGCCCTGCAGCCGCCGATTCCGCGAAGCCTTGCGTGCCGGCGCAGGCTGA
- a CDS encoding DUF4139 domain-containing protein, which translates to MKAISSSSFFRSNLRATVVAAAWLVLNTGAHAQPVVAAGGADASRITQVKVYPGSATVERVARVAAGSRSVTFACLPAGLDVQSLQVSAAASVRVGETSVLSEARELSARCATSGLDGRIRDLEDKKAALQAENEALGMVTGYLKGLSGGGGESAQGARAPMDARNLAAVTDAMRRTGQDSLLKQHQIQRKQTDIDRQLNPLLAERKRSQGDGAQVMAVTVTLATGTDADVKLSYQVNGPGWTPTYRALLDTATRKVRIERQALVAQATGEDWRGVKLVLSTGQLRRETTGRTPSAWRIGIEPPQRAPASPAPAAMMAAPAPMASADRRRAMAEAAEPLFDVAVFDNSFATEFAVPQNIDVPSNGQRVTLALGQHEDTAKLAARTSPRVDASAFLVAELPQPAGVWPAGALQLYRDGNFVGSGRWNAPSDAKLTLSFGRDELVRVQAEPEQDSQGTGGFVGSRAERKVQRAYVVENRHRTPIAVQVLEAAPVSVDEQVRVAAQFAPQPGELAWNKQPGLAMWSFDLDAGKTARVAADYTISYPKDARLQMR; encoded by the coding sequence ATGAAAGCAATCTCTTCCTCTTCCTTTTTTCGCTCAAACCTGCGTGCCACCGTCGTTGCCGCGGCCTGGCTGGTCCTCAACACCGGTGCGCATGCGCAGCCCGTGGTGGCCGCCGGCGGCGCGGATGCATCGCGCATCACCCAAGTCAAGGTCTACCCCGGCAGCGCGACGGTGGAACGCGTGGCGCGGGTGGCGGCCGGCAGCCGATCGGTCACCTTCGCCTGCCTGCCCGCGGGGCTCGACGTGCAGAGCCTGCAGGTGTCGGCGGCCGCTTCGGTGCGCGTGGGCGAAACCTCGGTGCTCAGCGAGGCGCGCGAGCTTTCGGCGCGCTGCGCGACCAGCGGGCTCGACGGCCGCATTCGCGATCTCGAAGACAAGAAGGCCGCACTGCAGGCCGAGAACGAGGCGCTCGGCATGGTGACGGGTTATCTCAAGGGCCTCTCGGGTGGAGGCGGCGAATCGGCCCAAGGCGCGCGCGCGCCGATGGATGCGCGCAACCTTGCCGCCGTGACGGACGCGATGCGCCGCACCGGGCAAGACTCGCTGCTGAAGCAGCACCAGATCCAGCGCAAGCAGACCGACATCGACCGCCAGCTCAACCCGCTGCTGGCCGAACGCAAGCGCTCGCAAGGCGACGGCGCGCAGGTGATGGCCGTGACGGTGACGCTGGCCACCGGCACCGATGCCGACGTGAAGCTCAGCTACCAGGTCAACGGCCCCGGCTGGACGCCCACCTACCGCGCGCTGCTCGACACCGCCACGCGCAAAGTGCGCATCGAGCGCCAGGCGCTGGTGGCGCAAGCCACGGGCGAAGACTGGCGCGGCGTGAAGCTGGTGCTCTCCACCGGTCAGCTGCGCCGCGAAACCACGGGCCGCACACCAAGCGCGTGGCGCATCGGCATCGAGCCGCCGCAGCGCGCGCCGGCGAGCCCGGCCCCGGCCGCGATGATGGCGGCGCCGGCGCCCATGGCATCCGCCGACCGGCGGCGCGCGATGGCCGAGGCTGCAGAGCCGCTTTTCGACGTGGCCGTGTTCGACAACAGCTTTGCCACCGAATTCGCGGTGCCCCAAAACATCGACGTGCCCTCCAACGGCCAGCGCGTGACGCTGGCACTGGGCCAGCACGAAGACACGGCGAAGCTCGCCGCGCGCACCAGTCCGCGCGTGGACGCCAGCGCCTTCCTGGTCGCCGAACTCCCGCAACCCGCAGGCGTATGGCCGGCCGGCGCGCTGCAGCTGTACCGCGACGGCAACTTCGTCGGCAGCGGCCGCTGGAATGCGCCCAGCGATGCGAAGCTCACGCTTTCCTTCGGCCGCGACGAGCTGGTGCGCGTGCAGGCCGAGCCCGAGCAGGACAGCCAGGGCACGGGCGGCTTCGTCGGCTCGCGTGCCGAGCGCAAGGTGCAACGCGCCTATGTGGTGGAGAACCGCCATCGCACACCGATCGCAGTGCAGGTGCTGGAGGCGGCGCCGGTCTCGGTCGACGAGCAGGTGCGCGTGGCCGCGCAGTTCGCGCCGCAGCCCGGCGAACTGGCCTGGAACAAGCAGCCGGGCCTGGCCATGTGGAGCTTCGACCTGGACGCCGGCAAGACCGCGCGCGTGGCGGCCGACTACACCATCAGCTACCCGAAGGACGCTCGCCTGCAGATGCGCTGA
- a CDS encoding response regulator transcription factor: protein MTFKAYLVEDSALIRENLIGFLHDVADADVVACASSEEEAVRWLHQHRDDWDLTIVDLFLERGNGLGVVRACRDRMPEQKVVVLSNYATSDMRQRSAQLGADAFFDKSAELDQLVAYCETLRHARD, encoded by the coding sequence ATGACTTTCAAGGCCTATCTGGTCGAGGACAGTGCCCTCATCCGTGAAAACCTCATCGGGTTCCTCCACGACGTGGCGGACGCGGACGTGGTGGCCTGCGCCAGCAGCGAGGAAGAGGCCGTGCGCTGGCTGCATCAGCATCGCGACGACTGGGACCTGACCATCGTCGATCTTTTCCTGGAGCGCGGCAACGGCCTGGGCGTGGTCCGGGCCTGCCGCGACCGCATGCCGGAACAAAAGGTCGTGGTGCTGAGCAACTACGCCACGTCCGACATGCGCCAACGCTCGGCGCAACTGGGTGCCGATGCTTTTTTCGACAAGTCGGCCGAGCTCGACCAACTGGTGGCCTACTGCGAAACCTTGCGTCACGCGCGCGACTGA
- a CDS encoding PaaI family thioesterase, protein MLETIQAINKTAAFNRWAGFEVTQAAAGEAELRMEWREEDMGQYAGFLHAGLIGAMLDTACGFAAATVAGRVLASHFSVNCLSPALGRAFIARGKVVKAGRKQVFASAELYGQGEDGNLKLVATGSAILVPVEETPPAK, encoded by the coding sequence ATGCTCGAAACCATTCAGGCCATCAACAAGACCGCCGCCTTCAACCGCTGGGCCGGCTTCGAGGTAACCCAGGCCGCCGCCGGAGAAGCCGAACTGCGCATGGAGTGGCGCGAGGAGGACATGGGCCAGTACGCCGGGTTCCTGCACGCGGGGCTCATCGGCGCGATGCTCGACACGGCCTGCGGCTTCGCAGCCGCCACGGTGGCGGGGCGGGTGCTGGCATCGCACTTTTCGGTGAACTGCCTCTCGCCCGCGCTGGGCCGCGCCTTCATTGCGCGCGGCAAGGTGGTGAAGGCGGGGCGCAAGCAGGTGTTTGCGAGCGCCGAGCTCTATGGACAGGGCGAGGACGGCAACCTCAAGCTCGTGGCGACCGGGAGCGCCATTCTTGTTCCGGTGGAAGAGACGCCGCCGGCGAAGTGA
- a CDS encoding HPF/RaiA family ribosome-associated protein, with protein sequence MQIQVNTSNGVNNKDALERWADTEIKQQLSRFVDDVTRVEVHLSDENHDKAGAGNKCCVMEARLAHHQPLAVTQHATSLDEAFRGAAEKLKRLLDNTLGRLNNHRDRDSIRKDTGFIAE encoded by the coding sequence ATGCAGATTCAGGTCAACACGAGCAACGGCGTCAACAACAAGGACGCGCTGGAGCGCTGGGCCGATACGGAAATCAAGCAACAGCTGAGCCGCTTTGTCGACGACGTGACCCGCGTCGAAGTGCATCTGAGCGACGAAAACCACGACAAGGCCGGTGCGGGCAACAAGTGCTGCGTGATGGAAGCACGCCTTGCCCACCACCAGCCGCTGGCCGTGACGCAACACGCCACCAGCCTCGACGAGGCCTTTCGGGGCGCGGCCGAAAAGCTCAAGCGCCTGCTCGACAACACGCTGGGCCGCCTGAACAACCACCGCGACCGCGACTCGATCCGCAAGGACACGGGGTTTATCGCAGAGTAG
- a CDS encoding SDR family NAD(P)-dependent oxidoreductase: MSNSNTPIDFNGRVAIVTGAGGGLGRQHALALAARGAKVVVNDLGGASDGSGASVSAAQAVVDEIKAAGGEAIANGASVTDFEAVQAMVQQAVDAWGRVDILVNNAGILRDKSFAKMELADFKLVVDVHLMGAVNCTKAVWALMNEQKYGRIVMTTSSSGLYGNFGQSNYGAAKLALVGLMQTLSIEGAKNDIRVNCLAPTAATRMTEGLMPQEVLEALKPEAVVPAMLVLASADAPNRTILCAGAGTFEAAHITLTQGAWLGIGADTPEQLAARLAEVTSREGEIVPQSGTAQGSNEVGKAMANARKG; encoded by the coding sequence ATGAGCAACAGCAACACCCCCATCGACTTCAACGGCCGAGTGGCCATCGTCACCGGCGCGGGCGGCGGCCTGGGCCGCCAGCACGCGCTCGCCCTCGCGGCGCGCGGTGCCAAGGTGGTGGTGAATGATCTGGGCGGCGCAAGCGACGGCTCCGGTGCGTCGGTGAGCGCCGCGCAGGCCGTGGTGGACGAAATCAAGGCCGCCGGGGGCGAAGCCATCGCCAACGGCGCCTCGGTCACGGATTTCGAGGCGGTGCAGGCCATGGTGCAGCAGGCGGTCGACGCCTGGGGCCGGGTCGACATCCTCGTCAACAACGCCGGCATCCTGCGCGACAAGAGCTTTGCCAAGATGGAACTCGCCGATTTCAAGCTGGTGGTCGATGTGCACCTGATGGGCGCGGTGAACTGCACCAAGGCCGTCTGGGCGCTCATGAACGAGCAGAAATACGGCCGCATCGTGATGACCACTTCGTCTTCCGGGCTCTACGGCAATTTCGGCCAGAGCAACTACGGCGCCGCCAAGCTCGCGCTGGTGGGCTTGATGCAGACGCTGAGCATCGAAGGCGCGAAGAACGACATCCGCGTCAATTGCCTGGCGCCCACCGCAGCCACGCGGATGACCGAGGGGCTGATGCCGCAGGAAGTGCTCGAAGCCCTCAAGCCCGAGGCCGTGGTGCCCGCCATGCTGGTGCTGGCCTCCGCCGACGCGCCGAACCGCACCATTCTTTGCGCGGGCGCCGGCACCTTCGAAGCCGCGCACATCACCCTCACGCAGGGCGCCTGGCTCGGCATCGGCGCGGACACGCCCGAACAGCTGGCCGCGCGGCTCGCCGAAGTGACCTCGCGCGAGGGCGAGATCGTGCCGCAGAGCGGTACCGCCCAAGGCAGCAACGAGGTCGGCAAGGCCATGGCGAACGCAAGGAAGGGCTGA